Genomic segment of Verrucomicrobiota bacterium:
TTGCCGTATTGTTTTATCCTGTTGAATCAACTGTTTCTTGATCTGCTCAACGTCGGCTTTAGCACTGGGATTATCCCTGGTATCTGATTCTACCTTCTGTGATTTTACGATCTGATTATTGTTGTCTAAAGAACAAACAGGGTTTATCCCCTGCAATAAAACCATTCCAATGAATAGTTTTAAAATGAGCCTTCCGCATTTCATGGTGGAAATATGTTTTATCCACCTTTCGATACTACTTGGCTTCCGCTTTTGCGGTGTGTGCACCGTGTTTCTTGAATATCCGCGTCTGCGAAAACTCACCTAAACGGTGTCCCACCATATTTTCCGTCACATAGACGGAGATAAAAATCTTGCCATTATGAACCATAAATGTGTGTCCCACAAAATCCGGGGTCACCAGAGAACGACGTGACCATGTTTTGATCGGCTTTTTAGAACCAGTATCATTCATTTTGTCGATTTTCTCGAACACGTGATAGTCCACAAACGGACCTTTTTTCAGAGATCTACCCATAAATTTGCCTTATACAGTATCCGTGTTTGCCTTTGCGGAATTACGGCGTTGTAAAATGAAACGGTTTGTTGGTTTGTAACGCTTACGGGTCTTTCCACCCTTAGCAACTTTACCCCATGGTGACGTCAAATGTTGCCATCCTCCACCACCCTTAGATTTACCTTGTCCACCACCATTAGGATGGTCAACCGGGTTCATCGCCACACCGCGCACAGTCGGGCGAGTGCCAAGCCAACGACGACGGCCAGCTTTTCCAAGTTTGATATTCATATGATCGGAGTTACTGACTTGTCCGATTGTCGCATAACAATCCTCTTGGATCAGGCGCACTTCCCCGGAAGGTAATTTAACTGTCGCATAACCGCGGGCGCGTGAACTTACCTGCGCACTTGAACCTGCTCCACGAACCATTTGTCCACCTTTACCAATTGACATCTCAATATTGTGGATAGCTATGCCCACTGGTATTTTACGTAAAGGAAGAGCATTACCAATTTCAGGCTCCGCGTTATCGCTCGCCATAATTTTTGTGCCGACTTTTAATCCTGCTGGTGCAATGATATAAGCCTTGATCCCGTCCTGATATTGCACAAGGGCAATACGGCAGGTGCGATTAGGATCATATTCGATTGATTCGACTACTGCATGCACATCACGTTTACAGCGTTTAAAATCAATAATACGGTAGCGACGCTTGTGCCCACCCCCAATGTGGCGGCATGTAATACGGCCCTTATGGTTACGTCCACCACTCTTGCGGAGTGGTTCAGTCAAACTACGTTCAGGAGTGTCCTTTGTTATTTCATCAAAAGTCGATGCGACACGGAAACGGAGCCCCGGTGTTAATGGTCTGAATGTTTTGAGTCCCATACTATACAACCTCAATCTTATCGCCATCTTTGAGCGTTACGATGGCTTTTTTCCAATCGGAACGTTTCCCAAAAGCGGCTGTTCTTTCGCGTTTTTTCTTACCGAGACAATTCTGCGTATTAACTCGCAGGACTTTCTTACCGAAAAGTTTTTCGATGGCCTTCTTAATTTCTATCTTGTTCGCATTCGTCGCGACTTCAAAGACATACTGATTAAATTTCTCAGTCAATATAGTCCCCTTTTCGCTGAGACGAACCGTCCGGATTATTGAATGTGGATCACGCATACTTTTTAAATCTCCGAACCTTATTTTTTATTCACCCGTTCAGTGACCTTCGCAAATGCATTTTGCGTAAAGACCAGTGTATTGTAACGCAATATGTCTTCCGCATTAACATCATCAGAGGACGTAACCTGGATTTTAGGAATATTCCGGGAAGCCTTCAGAACATTCTCGTCATACTGATCGTTCACAAACAAGGCGGAACCTACCAGTTTCAAATCAGTAACCAAACTAACAAATTCTTTTGTTTTTGGTTTAGTAATATTGATCGAATCAACAATAATCACTTCACCAGCCAGTATTCTTTGGCTCAATGCCTTTTTAAGGGCCAAACGACGAACTTTAATTGGCAATATTTTCGAAAAGTCACGTGGTTTTGGGCCAAAAGCGACACCACCCTTACGCCAAATCGGTGAACTTTTATACCCTGCACGGGCACGTCCAGTTCCTTTTTGTCTCCAAGGTTTAACCCCGGAGAAATTTACATCTGCTTTTGACTTGGTACATGCAGTACCTGTACGGCGGTTCGCACGGTATCCCACGATCACGTCGTGGACAGCTTGTGTACCACGACCATTTTCGATCAATGGAAAAGCAGCTCCAACAGCAGCCTCTTTAGTTAAAATTGTTCCTGTAGCTCCCATAATTGACCTATTTCTTTTCCTGAACAGCAGGTTTTTTCTTTGCATTACGAATGACGATCATGTCCCCGTTTGAACCAGGTAGATTTCCTGTGATGATAATTACATTATCGTTCGGGCGAACCTGAAATACTTGAAGATTCTGGATGGTTCTCCTTACACGACCCATGTGACCGGGCATGCGATGATTTTTGAAAATACGGCCAGGAGTCGAACGTTGTCCGATCGCACCTGCACGGCGATGTGTTTTAGAACCGTGGGCTGCACCACCACCAGCAAACTTATAACGACCCACAACACCTTGAAATCCATAACCCTTTGAAATGCCGATTACATCAACAAATTGACCAGGAGAAAATTGATCCACCGACAGGTTATCTCCAATATTAAATGTGGGTGCCTCTGGAGTACGGAATTCACGCATCACACGCTTAGGTGTAACCCCAGTTTTTTTATAAATACCCTGGACTTGTTTGGTCAACCGAGATTCTTTCTGGTCGATTGTCGCTATTTTGACCGCGTTATAACCGTCTTTTTCAGTGGTTTTATTTTGAATCACCACATTTGGCTCGGCTTTCACGACTGTCACAGTATGGACGGCCCCCTTCTCATCATAGAGACGGGTCATACCAATTTTTATACCTAAAATCGCAATACTCATAACTCATTACCTCAAATTTTGATTGTGATATCCACACCTGCAGGAAGGTTTAATTTCTTCAGCTCATCAATTGTTTTTGCTGTCGGATCAACGATATCCAAAAGTCTTTTGTGAGTGCGGCGTTCAAATTGCTCCATGGATTTTTTATCAACATGTGGCGAACGATTCACCGTCCACCGTTCAATCTTCGTCGGCATTGGGATAGGGCCGGATACCTTGGCTCCCGTCCGTTTTGCCGTCTCGACAATTTCACTGGAACTTTGATCAAGGATACGATGATCAAAACCTTTTAAACGAATGCGAATTCTTTGTGCCATACTTTTATTACCTTTTTAAAATTATGAACGTGCTGGTTTCTTTGTACTTTGCTCAATAACCACCGCCAACACCTGCTGGAACCTGCTCAAAATGTGAAGGCTCCATCGAATAGGATGCGCGTCCTTTACTCAATGAACGAATAGCCGTAGCATAACCGAACATTTCAGAAAGTGGTACATCTGCACGGACAACACAGCCAGTTTGTTTTGTTTCAATATTGATAATTTTCCCACGACGGCGGTTAATATCGCCTAGAATATCACCTTGATACTCTTCCGGAGTGATACACTCTACTTTCATCACAGGCTCAAGCAGGATAGAACCAGCCTTTTTCAAAGCATCTTTCAAAGAGAAAATAGCAGCCATCTTGAATGCAAGCTCGTTCGAGTCAACTTCATGGAAGCTACCATCGACGATCTGCACTTTAATATCAACAACCGGGTAACCAGCTACAATCCCATTATTAACAGCTTCTTCAATACCCTTGATACTTGGTCCAATATACTCTTTAGGAATCGCACCACCGACAATTTTATTCTCAACCTCAAGGCCTTTGCCTTTTTCATTTGGCTCAATCGTAATACAAACATGCCCATATTGACCACGTCCACCAGACTGTTTGATGAGTTTTCCTTCACCTTCAGCTGATTTAGTAATAGTTTCGCGGTAAGCAATTTGCGGTGCACCCGAGTTTGCTTCGACTTTAAACTCACGGAAAAGGCGGTCGCGAATGATTTCCAGGTGAAGCTCACCCATGCCTGCAATAATGGTCTGGCTTGTTTCCTCGTCAGTAAACACACGGAATGTGGGATCTTCCTCAGCTAACCGTGATAAACCTTCAGCCATACGTTCACGATCACCTTTTGTTTTTGGCTCGATAGCCATTGAGATAACCGGTTCCGGGAAGGTCGGCGGCTCGAGGTGAATGGGATAATCTTCATTACAAAGTGTATCACCTGTTGTGACATTGCGTAAGCCGACGATCGCAGCGATGTCGCCAGAGTAAGCTTCATCAACTTCTTCGCGTTTATCAGCCATCAAACGAATAATACGGCTAATCCTATCAGTTTTGCGTGTGCGTGCGTTATAAACTGTATCACCTTTTTTAAGGGTCCCTGAGTAAACACGGAAGAAAACTAATTTACCTACGAATGGATCACTCCAAAGTTTAAAGGCTAGTGAAGCAAAATTTGCATTATCATCAGGGGAAACGCACTTTTGC
This window contains:
- the rpsS gene encoding 30S ribosomal protein S19 → MGRSLKKGPFVDYHVFEKIDKMNDTGSKKPIKTWSRRSLVTPDFVGHTFMVHNGKIFISVYVTENMVGHRLGEFSQTRIFKKHGAHTAKAEAK
- the rplB gene encoding 50S ribosomal protein L2, with amino-acid sequence MGLKTFRPLTPGLRFRVASTFDEITKDTPERSLTEPLRKSGGRNHKGRITCRHIGGGHKRRYRIIDFKRCKRDVHAVVESIEYDPNRTCRIALVQYQDGIKAYIIAPAGLKVGTKIMASDNAEPEIGNALPLRKIPVGIAIHNIEMSIGKGGQMVRGAGSSAQVSSRARGYATVKLPSGEVRLIQEDCYATIGQVSNSDHMNIKLGKAGRRRWLGTRPTVRGVAMNPVDHPNGGGQGKSKGGGGWQHLTSPWGKVAKGGKTRKRYKPTNRFILQRRNSAKANTDTV
- the rplW gene encoding 50S ribosomal protein L23, whose product is MRDPHSIIRTVRLSEKGTILTEKFNQYVFEVATNANKIEIKKAIEKLFGKKVLRVNTQNCLGKKKRERTAAFGKRSDWKKAIVTLKDGDKIEVV
- the rplD gene encoding 50S ribosomal protein L4, with the protein product MQRKNLLFRKRNRSIMGATGTILTKEAAVGAAFPLIENGRGTQAVHDVIVGYRANRRTGTACTKSKADVNFSGVKPWRQKGTGRARAGYKSSPIWRKGGVAFGPKPRDFSKILPIKVRRLALKKALSQRILAGEVIIVDSINITKPKTKEFVSLVTDLKLVGSALFVNDQYDENVLKASRNIPKIQVTSSDDVNAEDILRYNTLVFTQNAFAKVTERVNKK
- the rplC gene encoding 50S ribosomal protein L3, with amino-acid sequence MSIAILGIKIGMTRLYDEKGAVHTVTVVKAEPNVVIQNKTTEKDGYNAVKIATIDQKESRLTKQVQGIYKKTGVTPKRVMREFRTPEAPTFNIGDNLSVDQFSPGQFVDVIGISKGYGFQGVVGRYKFAGGGAAHGSKTHRRAGAIGQRSTPGRIFKNHRMPGHMGRVRRTIQNLQVFQVRPNDNVIIITGNLPGSNGDMIVIRNAKKKPAVQEKK
- the rpsJ gene encoding 30S ribosomal protein S10 — protein: MAQRIRIRLKGFDHRILDQSSSEIVETAKRTGAKVSGPIPMPTKIERWTVNRSPHVDKKSMEQFERRTHKRLLDIVDPTAKTIDELKKLNLPAGVDITIKI
- the fusA gene encoding elongation factor G translates to MSQSATVEKSTNPNSPNRAFPLEKTRNIGICAHIDAGKTTLTERILFYTGVIHKMGEVHEGTATTDWMEQEKERGITITAAAITCFWEQKKEETIYKAFESEKMRVNIIDTPGHVDFTAEVERSMRVLDGAIAVFCGVAGVQPQSETVWRQATKYGVPRIAFVNKMDRVGANFNNAVTEMRTKLGANPVPILIPIGAEDLLRGQIDVVNQKAVIYDDSGNLGSVYKIEDIPVELQAKAKEARQHLIEKLADSDEQLGELFLEEKPISTIEIKAALRRATIANKIVPVVGGSAFKHKGVQYLVDAVIDYLPNPLDVPDISGTDPDTHEQKCVSPDDNANFASLAFKLWSDPFVGKLVFFRVYSGTLKKGDTVYNARTRKTDRISRIIRLMADKREEVDEAYSGDIAAIVGLRNVTTGDTLCNEDYPIHLEPPTFPEPVISMAIEPKTKGDRERMAEGLSRLAEEDPTFRVFTDEETSQTIIAGMGELHLEIIRDRLFREFKVEANSGAPQIAYRETITKSAEGEGKLIKQSGGRGQYGHVCITIEPNEKGKGLEVENKIVGGAIPKEYIGPSIKGIEEAVNNGIVAGYPVVDIKVQIVDGSFHEVDSNELAFKMAAIFSLKDALKKAGSILLEPVMKVECITPEEYQGDILGDINRRRGKIINIETKQTGCVVRADVPLSEMFGYATAIRSLSKGRASYSMEPSHFEQVPAGVGGGY